Proteins from a single region of Primulina tabacum isolate GXHZ01 chromosome 5, ASM2559414v2, whole genome shotgun sequence:
- the LOC142544132 gene encoding uncharacterized protein LOC142544132 has protein sequence MTENSLSMILTNNQLVGENYIDWKRKLLIVLTAEKHKFVLNEPCPSVPTAESTVAQKQAYDKWISSDEMARCYILGSISNVLQQKHQNMDTATKIMESLQEMFEHQGSQARQAAIRTYMNMRMKPGTPVRDHMLALIAQFNVAEVLGAEIKSETLVDMALETLPEMFSQFNVSYNMNKLNMSLTELMKELQNAESVLKTKTGDAFVVASAGPSYSKPKGKNRNKRKKPK, from the coding sequence aTGACTGAAAATTCACTGTCTATGATATTAACCAACAACCAACTAGTCGGAGAAAATTACATTGATTGGAAACGTAAATTATTGATTGTCTTAACTGCGGAGAAACACAAGTTTGTGCTCAATGAACCCTGTCCATCGGTGCCTACGGCGGAGTCCACAGTAGCTCAAAAGCAGGCTTATGATAAGTGGATCAGTTCTGATGAGATGGCTCGTTGCTACATTTTGGGATCCATCTCAAATGTGCTGCAACAGAAACATCAGAACATGGACACTGCTACAAAAATCATGGAAAGCCTCCAAGAAATGTTTGAGCATCAAGGAAGTCAGGCACGACAAGCAGCCATTAGAACCTATATGAACATGCGCATGAAACCTGGGACGCCCGTGAGAGATCATATGCTTGCATTGATCGCTCAGTTTAACGTGGCTGAGGTGTTAGGGGCTGAAATCAAATCAGAGACTCTGGTTGACATGGCACTTGAGACTCTCCCTGAGATGTTCTCACAGTTTAATGTTAGCTATAACATGAATAAGCTAAACATGTCCCTGACTGAGTTGATGAAGGAACTCCAAAATGCTGAAAGTGTTCTTAAGACTAAAACTGGTGATGCATTTGTTGTTGCTTCTGCTGGGCCATCTTATTCCAAGCCGAAAGGTAAAAATAGGAATAAAAGGAAGAAGCCCAAATAG
- the LOC142546690 gene encoding F-box protein At5g39250-like: protein MSCDEILKAVFPLLDSTDLVTCMLVCKHWQEIACDDYFWKCLCAKRWPSICKQSSPPTATYHKLFKTFYKRQRNKTLLPPRLSFNDLEFCIDIWTEQKLIFSEVVPGTDLQNGTWAPPCGICDVLKFHLESPEYKMTLPVHPRFSIPSGKAVTVSVLVSRKDSNKVACIMNNSVFEYIDRSAFRALAFDYLDFSPAHPFVSGIRAWVSLLFTDHSDDEHFDVFGIELDFCDIANSKDQVLRLLEMLDWK from the coding sequence ATGTCATGTGACGAAATCTTGAAGGCAGTCTTTCCTCTGTTGGACAGCACAGACCTTGTTACATGCATGTTAGTTTGTAAACATTGGCAAGAAATTGCTTGTGATgactacttctggaaatgccTTTGTGCCAAGAGATGGCCATCAATCTGCAAGCAATCGTCTCCTCCTACAGCAACTTATCACAAGCTATTTAAAACTTTTTATAAGCGTCAACGTAACAAAACTCTACTTCCCCCTAGGCTATCCTTCAATGACTTGGAGTTTTGTATTGACATCTGGACAGAACAAAAGTTGATTTTTTCAGAAGTGGTGCCTGGGACTGACCTGCAAAATGGAACCTGGGCACCACCTTGTGGGATCTGTGATGTTCTCAAGTTTCATTTGGAAAGTCCTGAATACAAGATGACTTTACCCGTGCATCCAAGGTTTAGCATTCCTTCAGGCAAGGCAGTTACAGTCTCTGTTCTTGTTAGTCGAAAAGATTCCAACAAAGTTGCTTGCATAATGAATAACTCTGTTTTTGAATACATTGATCGATCTGCATTCCGTGCCCTGGCATTTGACTACCTTGACTTTTCCCCTGCACACCCTTTTGTGTCCGGCATAAGGGCATGGGTTTCTTTGCTTTTTACCGATCACAGTGACGATGAACACTTTGATGTGTTTGGAATTGAACTGGATTTCTGTGATATTGCCAACTCCAAGGACCAAGTTCTGCGGCTACTGGAGATGCTCGATTGGAAATGA
- the LOC142544134 gene encoding UDP-glycosyltransferase 83A1-like translates to MRSLYWNWPVLAKHGVQVTFVNLDIIHSRIVDTSTPHIHLVSISDGLESHEKGLFQGDACIEVWYDSMPQKVEQIIKENSVSEDEKFSCVISDQSLGRIQQVAKKMGIASVAFLPAAAASLVLGFNIQKMIENGIVVLANIEKIGSQKLISCDFNHLIFTGSIVLRILTRIN, encoded by the coding sequence ATGCGATCCCTCTATTGGAACTGGCCAGTCTTAGCCAAACATGGCGTTCAGGTCACCTTTGTTAACTTAGATATCATCCATAGCCGCATCGTCGACACATCCACGCCGCATATTCATTTGGTTTCAATCTCAGATGGATTAGAATCCCATGAAAAAGGCTTGTTCCAGGGAGATGCATGCATAGAGGTTTGGTACGATAGTATGCCACAGAAAGTCGAGCAGATTATCAAAGAAAACAGCGTGTCGGAGGACGAAAAGTTCAGCTGTGTGATTTCTGATCAGTCCTTAGGAAGGATTCAACAAGTTGCGAAGAAGATGGGAATTGCCTCTGTGGCTTTCTTGCCTGCGGCAGCTGCATCGTTGGTGTTGGGATTCAATATCcaaaaaatgattgaaaatggGATAGTTGTGTTAGCCAACATCGAGAAGATCGGatcacaaaaattaatttcttgtGATTTCAACCATCTCATATTCACAGGATCGATTGTTCTACGTATTTTaacacgaattaattaa
- the LOC142544133 gene encoding uncharacterized protein LOC142544133, translating into MDKMEPRSELCMFVGYPKGTRGYYFYSHQDKKVFVSTNTTFLEDKHIEENESNSKVFLEEIAESSTPEIRTELTLFEFTFLPPLTTGFQTNEVVEDIGSNDRSPHHIQLENEGNDQEENLRQSISINQEPPQLRRSGRVIRQPSRYLLYGESFDAVSIEQEEDPITYKEAMEDVDADQWRSAMESEMRSMSTNSVWVLVDIPEGVKPIGCKWVYKRKTGIDGKMETFKARLVAKDFSQRE; encoded by the coding sequence atggataaaatggaacctaGATCAGAATTATGCATGTTTGTCGGATATCCTAAGGGAACAAGAGGATATTACTTCTATAGTCATCAAGACAAGAAGGTATTTGTAAGTACAAATACAACCTTTTTAGAGGACAAGCACATAGAAGAGAATGAATCAAATAGTAAGGTTTTTTTGGAAGAGATTGCTGAATCATCTACTCCAGAGATCCGCACTGAACTTACTCTGTTTGAATTCACATTTCTACCACCATTAACCACTGGTTTCCAAACAAATGAAGTGGTAGAAGACATTGGTTCCAATGATCGGTCACCCCATCATATCCAACTGGagaatgaaggaaatgatcaagaaGAGAACTTAAGACAATCAATTTCAATCAACCAAGAACCTCCACAACTTAGACGTAGTGGGAGGGTCATTCGACAACCCTCTAGATACTTGCTCTATGGAGAATCGTTTGATGCGGTTTCCATTGAACAAGAGGAGGATCCCATCACGTACAAAGAAGCTATGGAGGATGTTGACGCTGACCAATGGAGGAGTGCCATGGAATCAGAAATGAGATCCATGTCCACTAACTCAGTCTGGGTTCTTGTAGACATTCCTGAAGGGGTGAAACCTATAGGGTGTAAGTGGGTTTACAAGAGGAAGACAGGAATAGACGGAAAAATGGAAACATTTAAGGCTAGATTGGTAGCCAAAGATTTTAGCCAAAGAGAATGA